From a single Lentisphaera profundi genomic region:
- the rpsR gene encoding 30S ribosomal protein S18, whose amino-acid sequence MANPRKKSNRKKTPVRAKVCRFSEQKVTYIDFTEADVLKKFMTEGGRILPRRITGVGKRYQAMLASAIKRARNIALVK is encoded by the coding sequence ATGGCTAATCCAAGAAAAAAATCAAATCGTAAAAAGACTCCTGTAAGAGCAAAAGTTTGTCGCTTCAGCGAGCAAAAAGTTACATACATCGATTTCACTGAAGCAGATGTATTAAAAAAATTCATGACTGAGGGTGGCCGTATCCTACCACGTCGTATTACTGGCGTAGGCAAAAGATATCAAGCAATGCTTGCATCAGCAATCAAACGTGCCCGCAATATCGCATTGGTAAAATAA
- the fusA gene encoding elongation factor G, whose translation MTIMSRPLDNVRNIGISAHIDSGKTTLTERILFYTGRIHAIHEVRGKDGVGATMDHMELEKEKGITITSACTFAQWEDDRGNEININIIDTPGHVDFTIEVERSLRVLDGAILVLCGTSGVQSQSITVDRQMKRYNVPRIAFVNKLDNPGSSPFIVSEQLRTKLGHNAVMFQIPIGAESELKGIVDLVKMRSFIFEGENGENVTEGEIAADMLDLATEKREELLEALSEYDDELMEIVMNGEDAPEDMVNAAARKGTITLGLTPVFMGSAYKNVGVQKLLHAVSLYLPSPYDVDNVAFDLDNDEASVTLESDSTKPFVGYVFKLEDGAYGQLSYMRVYQGKISKGDAMYNMTNGKKHSIGRLMRVHSADTEDILVAEAGDIIAVFGVDCATGTTFTNGDLRYNMTSMFVPAPVIDMKLILNDRKNSANLSKALNRFGKEDPTFRVRVDEESGETIISGMGELHLEIYVERMKREYQVDLEVGRPQVAYRESIEQDSPFDYSHKKQSGGRGQYGKVVGALRKTEEDFVMENNVSGGNIPKEYISSCEKGFRGCLKEGALIGFPVVNVMVDLQDGAYHNVDSDDISFQLAARGAFREAYSRANPIILEPIMLVDIETPTEFQGTVMGNLNSRRGIITGTTEDETFCKINAEVPLSEMFGYVGELRSMTQGKAEYTMEFAKYAKVPKTLHDELVKEFSEKKK comes from the coding sequence ATGACGATTATGTCTAGACCACTCGACAATGTGAGAAACATTGGTATTTCTGCACACATTGACTCTGGTAAAACTACTCTTACCGAACGTATTCTTTTCTACACAGGCCGTATCCACGCTATCCACGAAGTTCGTGGTAAAGACGGTGTTGGCGCTACTATGGATCACATGGAGCTTGAGAAAGAAAAGGGTATCACTATTACTTCTGCATGTACTTTCGCTCAGTGGGAAGATGATCGCGGTAACGAAATCAATATTAATATCATTGATACACCTGGTCACGTTGACTTCACAATTGAAGTAGAACGTTCACTTCGCGTACTCGATGGTGCTATCCTTGTTCTTTGTGGTACTTCTGGCGTTCAGTCACAGTCTATCACGGTTGACCGTCAAATGAAGCGTTACAATGTTCCACGTATTGCTTTCGTAAACAAACTCGATAACCCTGGTTCTTCACCTTTCATCGTTAGTGAGCAACTACGTACTAAGCTCGGCCATAACGCTGTTATGTTTCAAATACCAATCGGTGCGGAGTCAGAGCTTAAGGGTATAGTTGACCTCGTTAAAATGCGTTCATTCATCTTCGAAGGCGAAAATGGCGAAAACGTTACTGAAGGCGAAATCGCTGCTGACATGCTCGATCTAGCTACTGAGAAACGCGAAGAGCTTCTCGAAGCACTCTCAGAGTATGATGATGAGCTCATGGAGATCGTCATGAATGGCGAAGACGCACCTGAAGACATGGTCAATGCGGCCGCTCGTAAAGGTACGATCACACTCGGTTTGACTCCTGTATTCATGGGTTCTGCTTACAAGAACGTTGGTGTTCAAAAGCTTCTCCATGCTGTTTCACTCTACCTCCCTTCTCCTTATGATGTTGACAATGTTGCATTTGACCTCGATAACGATGAAGCTTCTGTAACTCTTGAATCAGATTCAACTAAACCATTCGTGGGTTACGTCTTCAAACTTGAAGATGGTGCTTATGGTCAGCTTTCTTACATGCGTGTCTACCAGGGTAAAATCTCTAAAGGCGACGCTATGTACAACATGACTAACGGCAAAAAACATTCTATCGGCCGTCTCATGCGCGTTCACTCTGCTGACACAGAAGATATTCTAGTGGCTGAAGCTGGTGACATCATCGCTGTATTTGGTGTTGACTGTGCGACTGGTACGACATTCACAAACGGTGACCTACGTTATAACATGACTTCAATGTTCGTTCCTGCTCCAGTTATCGACATGAAACTCATCCTTAACGATCGTAAGAATTCTGCCAACCTTTCTAAAGCTCTTAACCGCTTTGGTAAAGAAGACCCAACTTTCCGCGTTCGTGTTGACGAAGAATCGGGCGAAACAATTATCTCTGGAATGGGTGAACTTCACCTCGAGATCTATGTTGAACGTATGAAGCGTGAATACCAGGTTGACCTCGAAGTGGGACGTCCTCAAGTAGCTTACCGCGAATCTATCGAACAAGATTCACCTTTCGATTACTCTCACAAGAAACAATCTGGTGGTCGTGGTCAGTACGGTAAAGTTGTTGGTGCTCTCAGAAAAACTGAAGAAGACTTCGTAATGGAGAACAACGTTTCTGGTGGTAACATTCCTAAAGAATATATCAGTTCTTGTGAAAAAGGTTTCCGTGGCTGCCTCAAAGAGGGTGCTCTTATTGGCTTCCCTGTTGTTAACGTTATGGTTGATCTCCAAGACGGTGCTTACCACAATGTCGACTCGGACGATATCTCTTTCCAACTTGCTGCTCGTGGTGCTTTCCGCGAAGCTTACAGCAGAGCTAATCCAATTATCCTTGAACCTATCATGCTTGTAGACATCGAAACTCCTACTGAGTTCCAAGGTACTGTAATGGGTAACCTCAACTCACGTCGTGGTATCATCACTGGCACTACAGAAGATGAAACTTTCTGTAAAATCAACGCTGAAGTACCTCTTTCTGAGATGTTCGGTTACGTTGGTGAGCTTCGCTCAATGACTCAAGGTAAAGCTGAATACACCATGGAATTTGCTAAGTACGCTAAAGTACCTAAGACTCTCCATGACGAATTAGTAAAAGAATTCTCTGAGAAGAAAAAATAA
- the dnaB gene encoding replicative DNA helicase: MEKKTDTAVNFGSLLSGERPLPHNLDAEKGVLGCMLNDPSLIVNAMSVLKTRDAFFSAAHRYISGAMFEMAKNEEAIDVLTLANALKKGSELVQAGGEIYLLELMNSVPSTANFDKYIDIVQDASVLRRLIRRSSETLQQCLQDEATAGDVLDQLHKEVIDISDNLFREESVALKAELGRAIDTIFRLAEGNKGEKGFSTGYRDLDDKIGGLKRGEMIVLAARPSIGKTTLAMNIAANVALSHTRGASDEKIAVGVFSLEMNTQSLVLRMVSSEAEISLKDVGNMNVTTNDFTNIQKAANVLAETEIHIDDSAQLDVMELRAKSRRMKEKFNVDLIVIDYLQLLRGRGLNSNSSREQEVAQISGAIKAIAKELNIPVIILAQMNRQAEQGGANKEAARPKLSQLRESGSIEQDADIVMILHRDRGRQIEEDQAKIEAEGMVTELIVAKNRNGETGIVELKFMPQFTKFLDNDPVAGFAGDYDNDQF, translated from the coding sequence GTGGAAAAGAAAACTGATACTGCAGTGAATTTTGGGTCGCTCCTCTCAGGGGAGCGGCCTTTACCGCATAATCTAGATGCGGAAAAAGGGGTCTTGGGCTGTATGCTCAATGACCCTTCTTTGATTGTTAATGCCATGTCTGTACTGAAGACGCGAGATGCTTTTTTCTCTGCGGCTCATCGGTATATATCTGGTGCTATGTTCGAAATGGCCAAGAATGAAGAAGCCATTGATGTACTTACCTTAGCAAATGCACTCAAAAAGGGTTCTGAACTTGTTCAAGCAGGTGGCGAAATCTATTTGTTAGAGCTGATGAATTCAGTGCCGAGTACTGCTAACTTTGATAAGTATATAGATATTGTACAAGATGCCTCCGTTCTTCGTCGTTTGATTAGACGTTCGAGCGAAACTCTTCAGCAATGTTTGCAGGATGAAGCAACAGCGGGTGATGTTTTAGATCAGCTCCATAAGGAAGTTATCGATATTTCAGATAACTTATTTAGGGAAGAATCAGTCGCATTAAAAGCTGAATTAGGCCGGGCAATTGATACTATTTTCAGATTAGCAGAAGGTAATAAGGGCGAGAAGGGTTTCTCTACTGGCTACCGCGATTTAGATGATAAGATTGGAGGGCTTAAGCGAGGCGAAATGATCGTTTTGGCGGCGCGTCCATCAATTGGTAAGACCACACTGGCGATGAATATTGCGGCTAATGTGGCATTGTCACATACTAGAGGTGCATCGGATGAGAAAATCGCAGTGGGTGTTTTCTCCTTGGAGATGAACACGCAGTCACTTGTCTTAAGGATGGTTTCCTCAGAAGCTGAGATCAGCCTAAAAGATGTTGGCAATATGAATGTGACGACCAATGATTTTACGAATATTCAAAAAGCGGCAAACGTATTAGCTGAAACAGAGATTCATATTGATGATTCGGCGCAGTTAGATGTGATGGAGCTACGTGCGAAATCGCGTCGCATGAAAGAAAAATTTAATGTAGATTTAATTGTTATTGATTACTTGCAGCTTTTACGTGGTCGAGGCTTGAATAGTAATTCAAGTCGAGAGCAAGAAGTTGCACAGATTTCAGGGGCCATTAAAGCAATAGCAAAAGAGTTAAATATCCCAGTGATTATTTTGGCGCAGATGAATCGTCAAGCAGAGCAGGGTGGAGCAAATAAAGAAGCCGCACGGCCAAAGCTTTCTCAGTTGAGGGAATCTGGATCTATCGAGCAGGATGCCGATATTGTGATGATTCTCCATAGAGATCGCGGACGACAGATCGAGGAAGATCAGGCGAAGATTGAAGCAGAAGGGATGGTGACTGAGCTGATAGTGGCAAAAAACCGTAATGGTGAGACGGGTATAGTTGAGCTTAAGTTCATGCCGCAGTTCACAAAATTTTTGGATAATGACCCTGTAGCAGGTTTTGCGGGAGATTATGATAATGATCAATTTTAA
- the rpsF gene encoding 30S ribosomal protein S6, with protein MKKYDAIFILNDRKYEDGGEAFSKKVEEQIVALGGNDVTVNNMGRKQFARAIGKRTSGLYLRFFLNLPEDKVTEFIESYRLDNTVLRTVVYNYEIPENPVKLDLNK; from the coding sequence ATGAAAAAGTATGATGCAATATTCATCTTGAATGACCGCAAGTATGAAGATGGCGGAGAAGCCTTCTCTAAAAAGGTCGAAGAACAGATCGTTGCCCTCGGTGGTAATGATGTTACAGTTAATAACATGGGTAGAAAGCAGTTTGCACGTGCAATCGGCAAGCGTACTTCAGGTCTTTACCTACGTTTCTTCCTTAATCTTCCAGAAGATAAAGTAACTGAGTTTATCGAGAGTTACCGTTTGGATAACACAGTTCTTAGAACTGTAGTATACAACTACGAGATCCCAGAAAACCCAGTTAAACTCGATCTTAATAAGTAG
- a CDS encoding single-stranded DNA-binding protein → MASFNKVFLMGNLTRDPELRQLASGQAVCTLRMAVSRPYRTASGENREDTLFVDVVAWGRQAETSNTYLRKGSSIFVEGSLRLEQWQDKTTGQSRQRHSVTAERVQFLNTSKSDGASPQGDVQASYQQAASVPSMDVQTPVYMAPTAAPTSSAIQPSAPITVDQGQAMNTAPAAVSTQAPQVMQAEIPPAPVFDVDDVEDDIPF, encoded by the coding sequence ATGGCATCTTTTAATAAAGTATTTTTGATGGGAAATCTAACAAGAGACCCTGAATTGAGACAGTTGGCTTCTGGTCAGGCTGTTTGTACTTTGCGTATGGCTGTAAGCCGACCGTATCGTACCGCTTCAGGAGAAAATCGTGAAGATACTTTATTTGTAGACGTAGTTGCATGGGGACGCCAGGCAGAGACATCCAATACATACCTCAGAAAAGGTTCATCTATTTTTGTTGAAGGATCACTCAGACTAGAGCAATGGCAGGATAAAACTACCGGACAATCTAGGCAGCGTCACTCAGTGACCGCAGAAAGAGTGCAGTTCTTGAACACAAGTAAATCTGATGGTGCTAGTCCTCAAGGGGATGTGCAGGCTTCGTATCAACAAGCCGCATCGGTACCGTCGATGGATGTCCAAACACCAGTTTACATGGCGCCTACTGCAGCACCAACGAGTTCCGCTATTCAACCAAGTGCCCCGATCACAGTTGATCAAGGCCAGGCAATGAATACAGCTCCAGCAGCAGTTAGTACACAAGCGCCTCAAGTCATGCAGGCGGAGATTCCTCCGGCACCTGTATTTGATGTAGATGATGTTGAAGACGATATACCTTTCTGA
- a CDS encoding bifunctional methionine sulfoxide reductase B/A protein, with the protein MKNILIIISLIFSLNTLLAETNTPGASDKGNKAMPYNKLTAEEAYVIEQKGTERPFTGEYDKNKASGTYICRKCNTPLYESKDKFDSRCGWPSFDDEIKDAVKHKTDADGRRTEILCQNCDGHLGHVFSGEGFTPKDTRHCVNSLSMKFIAEGDKLPTPIPEPKKAKAIFASGCFWGTEYWLQQVPGVISATSGYIGGHVDNPTYKQVCSGLTGHYEAVEVVYNPEVTNFEALAKIYFETHNSEQANGQGPDIGTQYLPAVFYFDDEQKATIEKLIQTLKDKGYKPATEIKKTTTFWPAEAYHQDYYFKTRKTPYCHKYKKIF; encoded by the coding sequence ATGAAAAACATACTCATTATTATTAGCCTCATCTTTTCTCTCAACACTCTATTAGCCGAGACTAACACTCCTGGCGCAAGCGATAAAGGAAACAAAGCCATGCCATACAATAAACTCACAGCTGAAGAAGCTTATGTCATCGAACAAAAAGGTACCGAGCGCCCTTTCACAGGCGAATACGACAAAAATAAAGCTAGCGGTACTTACATCTGTCGCAAATGTAATACTCCTTTATACGAATCAAAGGATAAGTTCGACTCTCGTTGTGGCTGGCCCAGCTTTGATGACGAAATAAAAGATGCGGTTAAACACAAAACTGATGCTGATGGCAGAAGAACTGAAATCCTTTGTCAAAACTGCGATGGTCACCTAGGACACGTCTTTTCAGGAGAAGGTTTCACCCCCAAGGACACTCGTCACTGCGTCAATTCACTGTCTATGAAATTCATTGCTGAGGGTGACAAACTGCCGACACCTATTCCTGAACCAAAAAAAGCAAAAGCCATCTTTGCTTCGGGCTGCTTCTGGGGAACAGAATACTGGCTCCAACAAGTACCTGGCGTCATCTCTGCAACTTCTGGCTATATTGGTGGCCACGTAGACAACCCCACCTATAAACAAGTCTGTTCAGGACTCACTGGTCATTACGAAGCGGTAGAAGTTGTCTATAATCCTGAGGTCACTAATTTTGAAGCTCTAGCAAAAATATACTTCGAGACTCATAACTCCGAGCAAGCTAATGGCCAGGGCCCAGATATTGGCACTCAATACCTTCCTGCTGTTTTCTATTTTGATGATGAACAGAAAGCCACCATAGAGAAACTGATCCAAACACTAAAAGACAAGGGCTATAAACCTGCAACTGAAATTAAAAAGACCACCACATTCTGGCCTGCTGAAGCTTATCATCAAGATTATTATTTCAAAACTCGCAAGACTCCTTATTGCCATAAGTATAAAAAAATATTTTAA
- the rplI gene encoding 50S ribosomal protein L9, translated as MAIEVVLLDNIEKLGKVGDTVKVANGYARNYLFPRDLAAHASGVVLKQIDARRAKVAAAHEAEVVVANELAAKINETSITIPMQAGEDDKLFGSVTVTEIHDLLEKDGIVVDRRKIAVGEAIKTLGVHEVSVKVHAEVSATLKVWVVKA; from the coding sequence ATGGCTATCGAAGTAGTACTTTTAGACAATATCGAAAAACTCGGTAAAGTTGGCGACACAGTTAAAGTGGCTAACGGTTACGCACGTAACTATCTTTTCCCCCGCGATTTAGCAGCACATGCAAGCGGTGTAGTGTTAAAGCAAATTGATGCACGTCGTGCTAAAGTTGCAGCTGCACATGAAGCAGAAGTTGTCGTTGCAAACGAGCTCGCAGCTAAAATCAATGAAACATCTATCACTATCCCTATGCAGGCTGGCGAAGATGATAAATTATTCGGTTCAGTAACTGTAACGGAAATTCACGACCTTCTTGAGAAAGATGGTATCGTAGTTGACCGTCGCAAAATTGCTGTTGGCGAAGCTATCAAAACATTAGGTGTACACGAAGTCTCTGTGAAAGTTCATGCAGAAGTTAGTGCTACGCTTAAAGTATGGGTGGTAAAAGCATAA
- a CDS encoding cupin domain-containing protein — protein MNLFNDIPQDLPEELVTDLLKHKSLRIERIVSQGQSSVKDFWYDQGESEYLCVLQGEISLEYLDGSKVELAVADTLLIPAHCKHRVAYTSSEPKCICLAIFYKGVCDD, from the coding sequence TTGAATCTCTTTAATGATATTCCTCAGGACCTACCTGAAGAATTAGTGACGGATTTATTAAAACACAAAAGCTTGCGGATTGAACGTATTGTTTCTCAAGGACAGAGTTCCGTAAAAGATTTTTGGTATGACCAAGGTGAGTCTGAATACTTGTGTGTCTTACAGGGTGAGATAAGCTTGGAGTACCTCGACGGAAGTAAGGTCGAGCTCGCGGTAGCGGATACTTTATTGATACCTGCTCATTGCAAGCATCGAGTGGCCTATACATCTTCTGAGCCCAAGTGTATTTGCTTGGCAATATTCTATAAGGGTGTTTGTGATGATTAA
- the pth gene encoding aminoacyl-tRNA hydrolase yields MNNRSESAPKTYLVCGLGNPGSMYENTRHNVGFKAIDVLLERFSLVVKKKWRAEYAECEYEGDRYIFMKPMDYMNNSGEAIKKFAKKNSIKTEDIIVIYDEMSIKVGRLRLRLGGSAGGHNGVKSILQYFGGADFYRIRIGVDHPGKGADIADYVLSDFTLSEKALISPAVFASADAALMLCTKGCDAAMNTFNGTVPSVSSQPNQETKK; encoded by the coding sequence TTGAATAATCGGAGTGAAAGTGCTCCAAAAACTTATCTAGTGTGTGGCTTAGGCAACCCTGGTAGTATGTATGAAAACACACGACACAATGTAGGTTTTAAAGCGATTGACGTGCTCTTGGAGAGGTTCTCTTTAGTAGTTAAAAAGAAATGGCGTGCGGAGTATGCGGAATGTGAGTATGAGGGGGACCGGTATATTTTCATGAAGCCAATGGATTATATGAATAATTCTGGTGAAGCGATCAAGAAATTTGCTAAAAAAAACTCGATCAAGACTGAAGATATAATTGTTATCTATGATGAGATGAGTATAAAGGTGGGGCGTTTGCGGCTTCGTTTAGGAGGTAGCGCTGGTGGTCATAATGGAGTAAAGTCAATTTTACAGTATTTTGGGGGTGCTGACTTTTATCGTATCCGTATTGGGGTCGACCATCCAGGTAAGGGCGCAGATATTGCAGATTATGTACTGTCGGACTTTACTTTATCAGAAAAGGCACTCATTTCACCCGCGGTATTTGCATCTGCAGATGCTGCACTGATGCTTTGCACCAAGGGGTGTGATGCTGCAATGAACACGTTCAATGGCACGGTGCCGAGCGTTTCAAGTCAACCGAATCAGGAGACAAAAAAATGA
- the yaaA gene encoding peroxide stress protein YaaA, translating into MLCVVSPAKTLDYESSVPTEKFSQPSFVKEAEELIGDLRKLNAAGIAKLMKLSEKLSTLNEMRFHEWNSAHALPMARQAVFAFKGDVYTGMNPYDFSETEVDLANKHLRILSGLYGLLKPIDLIHPYRLEMGTRFANSRGANLYEFWGTKVTDAINAEMKSGGHDYLINLASNEYFKSVKKASLIKPLIEVDFLDWKTDKYKIISFYAKKARGMMAAYIIKNDLKNPEQMMNFDTVGYAYCPERSTEDKYIFTRKL; encoded by the coding sequence ATGCTTTGTGTTGTTTCACCTGCGAAAACTCTAGATTACGAGAGCTCTGTACCGACAGAGAAGTTTAGCCAGCCAAGCTTTGTTAAAGAAGCGGAAGAATTAATTGGAGATTTACGTAAGCTGAATGCTGCGGGGATCGCAAAATTAATGAAGCTGAGCGAAAAATTATCTACTTTGAATGAAATGCGTTTTCATGAGTGGAATTCTGCACATGCCTTGCCAATGGCGCGTCAGGCGGTATTTGCCTTTAAGGGGGATGTTTACACGGGTATGAATCCTTATGATTTTTCTGAGACTGAAGTCGATTTGGCCAATAAGCATTTAAGAATTTTATCGGGTCTGTATGGTTTATTAAAGCCTATAGATCTTATTCATCCCTATCGTCTTGAGATGGGGACTAGGTTTGCTAACTCGCGTGGAGCTAATCTCTATGAGTTTTGGGGGACGAAAGTTACGGATGCAATTAATGCTGAGATGAAGAGCGGCGGACATGACTACTTAATAAACCTCGCGTCGAATGAATACTTCAAATCAGTAAAAAAGGCCTCTTTGATTAAGCCGCTTATTGAAGTTGATTTCCTGGACTGGAAAACTGATAAGTATAAAATCATTTCTTTTTATGCTAAAAAAGCGCGTGGAATGATGGCGGCTTACATAATAAAGAATGATTTAAAGAATCCTGAGCAAATGATGAACTTCGATACCGTTGGCTATGCTTATTGTCCAGAGCGCAGTACAGAGGATAAGTATATTTTTACGCGTAAGTTGTAG
- a CDS encoding DUF4388 domain-containing protein, whose protein sequence is MPQNKSTILALSSDYDTRMFFFDQIKRKDVNLLVRQTRERALHLLAISDISLLIIDRNLEDCTGLELIKEIKQSDLYFNDVPIYALGHNDREEEECPELFDAGADDYSASPTPPAIFKARVDKLLNWSIKQKNNPVKLSTQMDSKEIPGIFQLLETEQSTGILQASHSKDYAQAILHKGKIIDANTEYCTGKDAITEILAWPFAQIKFTEDESAPDQIDKPKPLNISAALMDCVLDVDIYNDAKKRLNDTELAFIHGTRSLPNNSNRVAKQVVTMANSGLSLGEIYDAVRVNKRHLTLMIDQMIKADYIKIAPPPFDNYTKDNAVVLQSIRTTYIMEQCKDTISKLSFPLAKELSEIPYASSSLVIDHNSPAIILAGDNPIIVKHAFETMLKVAANSSQVHATTSSQRKGEKRTTLIFDKSTTIDLICCAQKLDHHYLSNLEKDYPTCASVIYCISSLDNPSNQANHRSLRKLRKVFSVPFTVALLSEPAEGYEPTFTFECSKCTHKLKIEMSHEGSIGTCPICSTEVQTPDCLNYAKEKLHIVESVPIVTLPASSDSSWTTLISMVCDDILDTKIYR, encoded by the coding sequence ATGCCCCAAAACAAATCCACCATATTAGCCCTCTCGAGTGACTACGATACTAGAATGTTTTTCTTTGATCAAATCAAAAGGAAAGACGTCAACCTTCTCGTTAGACAAACACGTGAACGCGCCCTTCATCTACTTGCTATTTCTGACATATCGCTACTCATCATCGACCGCAATCTCGAAGATTGCACCGGACTAGAGCTTATTAAAGAAATCAAACAAAGTGACTTATACTTTAACGATGTACCTATCTACGCTCTCGGCCACAACGACAGGGAAGAAGAGGAATGCCCTGAACTATTTGACGCTGGTGCTGACGATTATTCAGCAAGCCCCACACCCCCAGCTATCTTCAAAGCCCGAGTCGACAAGCTACTCAACTGGTCCATCAAACAAAAAAACAACCCCGTAAAACTCTCTACGCAAATGGATTCCAAAGAAATCCCGGGCATCTTTCAACTTCTCGAGACTGAACAATCCACAGGGATTCTACAAGCATCCCACTCCAAAGACTATGCTCAAGCCATCCTTCACAAGGGAAAAATTATTGATGCTAATACTGAGTACTGCACGGGAAAAGACGCCATCACCGAGATACTTGCATGGCCTTTTGCACAAATAAAATTTACGGAAGATGAATCAGCCCCTGATCAAATCGACAAACCTAAGCCTCTAAATATTTCTGCAGCACTCATGGATTGTGTACTTGATGTAGACATATATAATGACGCAAAAAAACGCCTGAATGACACTGAACTAGCCTTCATTCATGGAACGAGATCTCTTCCAAACAATAGTAACCGAGTCGCCAAACAAGTGGTAACCATGGCTAATTCAGGCCTCAGTCTTGGTGAAATCTACGATGCTGTCAGAGTCAACAAGCGCCATCTTACCCTGATGATCGATCAGATGATTAAGGCAGACTATATAAAAATTGCTCCTCCTCCATTTGATAACTACACCAAAGATAATGCCGTAGTTCTTCAAAGTATTCGTACAACCTACATCATGGAACAGTGCAAAGATACGATCAGCAAACTATCCTTCCCCCTCGCCAAAGAACTCTCCGAAATACCTTATGCGAGTTCATCACTCGTAATCGATCACAACTCCCCTGCAATAATCCTTGCAGGTGATAACCCTATCATAGTAAAACATGCCTTCGAAACCATGCTTAAAGTAGCGGCCAACTCTTCACAAGTTCATGCGACAACTAGCTCACAACGAAAGGGAGAAAAACGAACGACCCTTATCTTCGATAAAAGTACAACCATAGATCTCATCTGCTGTGCTCAAAAACTCGACCACCACTATTTGAGCAACCTCGAAAAAGATTACCCCACTTGTGCGTCTGTCATCTACTGCATCTCCTCCTTAGACAACCCATCTAATCAAGCTAACCACAGGAGCCTCAGAAAACTTCGCAAGGTTTTTTCAGTTCCATTTACTGTAGCACTCCTCTCCGAACCTGCGGAAGGCTACGAACCCACTTTTACTTTTGAATGCTCTAAATGTACACACAAGCTAAAGATCGAAATGAGCCATGAAGGATCGATTGGCACTTGCCCCATATGTAGCACAGAAGTTCAAACACCCGACTGCCTAAACTATGCTAAAGAAAAACTCCATATAGTAGAAAGCGTCCCCATAGTTACACTGCCCGCAAGCTCTGACTCATCATGGACGACCCTCATCTCCATGGTTTGTGACGATATCTTAGATACAAAAATTTATAGGTGA
- a CDS encoding MEKHLA domain-containing protein, whose translation MINKRKDSEAQAAMILSSHKKFLGKDLFKICNEASLAEQIFKAPMAILSHGVEADPLFNFASSQALELFELSWSDLLQMPSRLSAEAPNREERKALLDRVNQYGFIDDYQGVRISSTGKRFLIKRASVWNLLDKEGKYCGQAAAFSEWQDLD comes from the coding sequence ATGATTAATAAGCGCAAAGATTCCGAAGCACAGGCTGCTATGATATTAAGTAGCCACAAAAAGTTTTTGGGTAAAGATTTATTTAAAATTTGTAATGAAGCTTCGTTAGCAGAGCAGATATTTAAAGCGCCAATGGCTATCTTATCTCACGGAGTTGAGGCGGATCCCCTTTTTAATTTCGCGAGTTCACAAGCACTCGAGCTTTTTGAGCTTAGTTGGAGTGACTTGCTTCAGATGCCATCTCGCTTGTCTGCAGAGGCGCCTAATCGCGAAGAGCGCAAAGCTCTTTTGGATCGAGTCAATCAGTATGGTTTTATAGATGATTACCAAGGTGTGCGAATTTCATCTACAGGAAAACGTTTTTTAATTAAGCGTGCCAGTGTCTGGAATCTGTTAGATAAAGAAGGAAAATACTGTGGGCAGGCCGCAGCATTCTCCGAGTGGCAGGACTTAGATTAA